A window of Hymenobacter aerilatus contains these coding sequences:
- a CDS encoding GNAT family N-acetyltransferase — protein sequence MSTPLRIVAAKRTPGVAAELAALGRQTFYETFAADNTPADMEAYLAATFGTEQQLRELQDPHVIFLLARMQQELVGYAMLRLQSDLGLEPGKSADNRLEIVRLYVREDWVGTGLGASLMRRTLEEARTHKCRALVLGVWEQNTRAIAFYQRFGFKAIGQHAFTLGSDVQTDLILRKGL from the coding sequence ATGTCTACACCTCTTCGCATCGTAGCAGCTAAGCGCACCCCCGGCGTAGCTGCAGAACTGGCAGCCTTGGGCCGCCAGACGTTTTACGAAACGTTTGCCGCCGACAATACGCCCGCCGACATGGAGGCTTACCTGGCAGCCACCTTCGGGACGGAGCAGCAGCTGCGCGAGCTGCAAGACCCACATGTTATTTTCCTGCTGGCCCGAATGCAGCAAGAGCTGGTGGGCTATGCCATGCTGCGCCTGCAGTCGGACCTGGGACTAGAGCCAGGCAAATCTGCTGATAACCGCCTGGAAATAGTCCGCCTCTACGTGCGCGAGGATTGGGTAGGCACTGGTCTAGGCGCTTCTCTGATGCGCCGGACGCTGGAAGAAGCCCGCACACACAAGTGCCGGGCCTTAGTGCTAGGCGTGTGGGAGCAAAATACGCGTGCTATTGCCTTCTACCAGCGGTTTGGCTTCAAAGCAATAGGCCAACATGCCTTCACGCTGGGCTCCGACGTGCAAACCGATCTAATTCTGCGTAAAGGGCTATGA